The sequence below is a genomic window from Sneathiella sp. P13V-1.
TTGATATCGCCATCAGAATTGGCAGAAAGCCAGACGTGACCAATCTTAACGCAGTAAAACTCTCTGACTTAAATTTACGTGCGGCGGCGACGCCTAGTTACATTGCAGCCTCAAAAACTGAGACATTAGAAGAAATCAGCCACTTGAACCTGTTGCAAGACAGTCATCGTTACTGGGAACATGTTTTTGAGGAAGATAAAATCGATCCAACAGGACGAGTTTTTGACTTTAACCAAACGGCTCTTGCCATTGATGCTGCGGTAAATGGGCAAGGTGTTGTGCTCGCGCCAGATCTTCTCATATCAAATGACCTCGCAGAAGGTCGACTGATAGAGGTTTGCGATATTCCTCATAAGGTCTCGCAGAAATACTACATTTTGTGGCCCATGAACCACCCCAATGCAAATCTCGTCAAACGATTTGTGGAGTGGATCATGGAGAAAACAAAGTAAACCAGTTTTTAGTATGATTTTGGCAAACCCAATGCATTTTCAGCAAGGTAGCTAAGGATTAATTGCGGGCTAATGGGGGCTAGCCTGTGGATCAAGCTCTCCCTCAAATACCGCTCGACATGAAACTCTTTGGCATATCCCATGCCGCCGTGGGTCATCACGGCATTTGTACAGGATTTAAACGTTGCCTCTGCCGCGAGGTATTTTGCAGCATTTGCCTGAAGGCCACATTCTTCGCCATTGTCATACATTTGGGCCGCTCTGAAGGCCATTAGGTTTGCCGCTTCCAGCTCAGCCCAGGATTCTGCAAGTGGATGTTGAATGGATTGATTTTGCCCGATCGGGCGCCCGAACACCTCTCGCTCCCGCGCGTAAGTGGCCGCTTTATTCAAAGCAGCACGGCCAAGCCCGACCATGGATGCAGAAATCAAAATCCGTTCTGCGTTTAGCCCGTGAAGCAGATAACGAAAACCTTTGCCCTCTTCACCGATCAAATGTTCTTTTGGAACAGGCAAATCATCAATGAACATTTCATTGGAATCTACGCATTTGCGACCCATCTTGTCGATGGCACGAATATCCACATAGTCGCGGTCCAAATCAGTATAAAAAAGCGACAAACCATCAATTGGGCGCTTTGTCTCTTCTTCACTTTTTGTCCGGGCAATCAGAAGCATCTTGTTGGCGCGCTGGGCTGTTGATGTCCAGATTTTGCGACCATTGACAACATACTTGTCTCCGTCCCAAACGGCGCGCGTTTTAAGGCGTGTCGTATCAAGCCCCGTATTTGGCTCTGTCACAGCAAAACAAGCGACATCTTCGCGCTTGATAATTGGCGGAAGCCATTTGTTTTTCTGCTCGTCCGATCCAAAAACGACAACTGGGTTCAAACCAAAAATTCCAATAATCAAGGCCGCGAAGCCAGCGTTGCCTGCACCGGATTCAGTAATTGCCTGCGCCATAACAGCCGCATCAGCAATGCCAAGGCCACTTCCGCCATATTTCTCAGGCATGGCGATACCCATATAACCTTCTTTTACAATGGCCTGACAAAACTCCTCCGGGAACTTGCCGTCCGTATCGCGCTCAAGCCAATAATCATCACCAAACTGCTGGCAGAGTTTCAGAACATTTTCCCTGATCTGCTCCTGCTCCGGCGTAAGTACTACACTCATTTATCCCTCCCTGTGCGGAAAGGGCGCCCCACCGGGGCGCCTCAAATTAAACGCCGATTGTGTAACCACCATTTACAGAAAGATGCTGACCCGTGATGTAACTGGAAGCCTCAGACAACAGGAAACAAACAGGTTGGGAAACTTCGTCAGGATTGGAGAAACGCTTCATTGGAACTTGCGCCATAACGCCGTCACGGAACTTGTCAGATCGAATAGTTTCCGTCATCTCTGTTTCGACCACACCGAAACAAATTGAATTCACACGAATTTGACGCTGCGCCCATTCACGTGCAGAACTCATTGTCAGTCCCATGACACCGGATTTTGCGGCACCATAGTTTATCTGACCAATTGTCCCGCGGCGCCCTGCATCAGATGAAATATTGACGATAGATGCTGGGCCCGTATCTCCATCGGCATTGCGCTCCCACATGTGACGACCTACGGCCTGCAAGCAGTAGAAAACACCAGACAAATTGACATCGATAACTTCCTGCCACGTTTTGACAGGCATTTTGACCGCCATGGCTGCACGAACGATACCTGCGTTATTCACCAGACCATGAATGACTGAGTTTTTGGAAACAGCATTGTCCACCATAGTTTGCACAAATGCAGGATCGGCAACGGAACCAACATGCATTTCTGCCTTGTCAGACCCAATCTCGTCAACAAGTTGCTCAAGCTTCTCACCTTGCATATCTACCATGATGGCGCGACCACCAAGGTCAGCAATCAGCCGTGAAACCCCCTCACCAATACCCTGCGCCGCACCTGTAACGATGATATTATGTCCACTAAGATCCATTGGATTTTTCATTTTTTCCCCTTCGCGTTTTATTATTTACCGTTATCGGCGATTTTTCGTATATGCGAAACTAATTCGCTTATTAAAATTTACAAATAAAAAAAGATCAAGCCTTTTCACACGACAGGACAAAATCATTGGTTAGAAACACTTTATTTAGGTTCTGCATCTACCGTATATTCGAATTAACCATTGGAACTGGTTAGGAGTGGCTCAAACTTGGGTATTATGTGTTGATGTCAGATAAAGCCGCTGAAAATCAAAATAACGGATTGCAGATCGACTCTTCAACCCGCGCCATTTTGGATGCCAGTCCTATTGGCGTGACCATTATTGATCGCAACACAACTGAATTGCTTTTTGCAAACCCGGTTGTCCAGCAACATTATTCCAAAAACAATTTTGACGAACTTTCTGAAATTGACCCGTCGAAAACATGGGTAGATCACGATCAGTTCGACTTTATAGTGGACTGTCTGAAAAACGCGTCCTCTTTCACCAACCTCGAGGCGGAACGGGTTCTCCCGGATGGCCAGAAATGGTGGTCACTTCTCAACGCCCAGCCAATTATTTTTGAGGGGCGAGAGGCAAGTATCTTCTGGCAAATCGATATCACTGCAAGAAAAGAAATCGAAAGCCAACTCTTGAAAAGTGAGAACTTGCTTCATCGTATGTTTGAAGCAAGTCCTGTCGCCATCGGCATTACAAGACAAGCGGACTCAACCATCATTTTTGCAAACACCACATATGCGACCATGTTTGGATATGATCCAGAGGAAATCATCGGGCATCAAGCATCCGACATGTGGGCAGACAAGTCAGATCGCATTAAGTTTCTAGAGATTTTCCAGAAGGACGGCCAGATCATTCACAAAGAAGCCCGCGGCCTTCGAAAAGATGGCTCCGAGCAGTGGGTTTCCTTAAGCTGGAAACCTTTCGAATATAATGATGAACCTTGCCATATCTTCTGGTTCACTGATATTTCGCAACAAAAAGAAACTGAATTCGCAATTGAAAAAGCCAAAAAGCAGGCGGAAGAAGCCACTAAAGCTAAATCACGTTTTCTGGCAACAATGAGCCACGAAATCAGAACTCCATTAAATGGGGTTCTCGGTATCGCTGAGCTACTTGGCAATTCTGAACTTGATGACATTCAAACCAAACGCGTGAACTCCATTATTTCTTCTGGAGAAACCCTTCTTGCCATCCTCAATGATGTGCTTGACATGAGTAAAATCGAAGCTGGCAGCATGGAACTTGAAGAGAAAAACTTCCCGCTTCGAAGCCTCCTGGACAGCCTGACACTTCCTTTCGATGAAGAAGCCAGAATGAAAGGCTTTCCTCTTAAAAGCCAATTCGACATTGAAAGCGATCTACATCTCTTTGGGGATCCAACTCGCCTACAGCAGATTCTGTGGAACTTGCTTGGGAACGCAGTAAAATTTACTGATCAGGGGAAAGTAACTTTCTCTGTCACGCTAGTTTCAGACAAACAAACTGAGGACCAAAGCCTTGTCCGGTTTGTCATAGAAGATACAGGTTGCGGAATCCCAGAAGATAGATTGGACACCATATTTGAACCTTTTGCCCAAAGTGACAACTCAATATCCAGAAAGTTTGGAGGATCCGGACTGGGCCTTTCAATTGTCAAAAATCTGATTGAGTTGATGGGCGGCACTGTAGCCGTAAAGAGCGGGCCCTTTGGGTCAGAATTTACTGTAGAAATCCCATTTTCAGTCATCACAAAAAACGAAAATGGACATCCCGCCGATGGCTCCCCGTCTTCAAATGCAACACCGCTTAATGTCATTCTGGCGGAAGATAATGCCGTGAATGCCATGATCGCAAGAGCTTTTCTGGAAGAAGCGGGGCATACGGTGAAACACGCCAAAAACGGCTTGGAGGCTGTTGAATTGGCCAAAGAACATTGGGCGGATGTCATTTTAATGGATATACGAATGCCGAAAATGGATGGCATCGAAGCGACACAAACAATTCGCAAATTTTTGACTGACACCGACTTGCCCATTGTTGCCGTCACTGCTGAAGTCTTTAAGGAAAAACATGATGAGTTTTCCAGCGCAGGAATTCAACAAGTTATCACAAAACCATACACAGTGGCGCAACTCAACGACGTCCTGTCAAAATTCCAGTAATTTTCTTGTAAAATAAAATAATCAACATGTGATCAATGATATTTTTTTGTCATTCTTCGTTGAGAAAATTTGAAAACTGGTAAAAAGTACAAACATCTGAAACGGGCGCGCCAAATTACGGAGATAACAATGAGCGAAACCGACTCATATACCCCACCTAAAGTTTGGAAATGGGAAGAGGAAAACGGCGGCAAATTTGCAAATATTAACCGCCCTATCGCAGGCGCAACTCACGAGAAAGAACTGCAGCGCGGCAAGCACCCTCTGCAGCTTTACTCTCTCGCCACACCAAATGGTGTGAAAGTGACAATCCTGTTGGAAGAACTTCTGGCAAAAGGCCATACAGGTGCCGAATATGATGCATGGCTCATCAATATCGGGGAAGGTGAACAGTTCGGCAGCGGTTTTGTTGGGGTTAATCCAAACTCCAAGATTCCAGCATTGATGGATTACAGCACGAAAGAGCCAACCCGCATCTTTGAATCTGGTGCTATTCTTCTGTATCTCGCTGAGAAATTTGGCGAATTTCTTCCGGAAGACCCCGCAAAGCGCCCTGAACTTCTGTCATGGCTGTTCTGGCAGATCGGGAGCACACCATATCTTGGTGGCGGCTTCGGTCATTTTTATGCATATGCACCATATAAAATTAAATACTGCATCGACCGTTTTGCCATGGAAGTTAAACGTCAGCTTGATGTTCTTGATCGTCATTTAGCCGATAACGAATATATGTGCGGCGACGAATACACCATCGCAGATATGGCCATCTGGCCGTGGTATGGTGCTCTTGTTGAAAACAAAGTGTATGACGCAGGTGAATTTCTCGACACGCGCTCCTACAAAAACATGGTCCGGTGGACAGAACAGCTTGGTAAGCGCGAAGCTGTCAAACGCGGTCGCATGGTCAATCGCGCCTTCGGAGAACTTAGCGAACAACTAAGAGAACGCCATGACGCGAGCGATTTTGATCTTCGTACACAGGATAAGCTGGAAGCAGCTGAATAATCCCTACCAACTTTTCGTAAAAATGCCGCCGTCATTGGCGGCATTTTTTTTGCTTAAGATGCCACTTTGAGCATTCCCATAAACTCTTTTAACGACCGACTTGGCTCTCCCCTCCACACAAGGTGGGTTTTATTTCTGCTAAACCCTGCTGGCATGGGAAACCGTTCAATCAATGTCGAGGAGACAGCATTATCCAACACTCCTTTAGGTACGATAGAAATTCCCGTCCCAGCCGTCACACAGGCGACAATCGCGTGATAGGAGCCAAGCTCCATAAAGCGCTCCGGGATTACCTGTAACTCCTGCAACCAGGAAATCAGACGCTTGCGGTAAGAACAACCTTGAGGAAAGGCAACGACTGTTTTTCTTCCAAGCGCAGCAACATCCGCCAAATTCAAAACCCCTTTTGGTGCGATCAGTTCCAGCTCCTCTTCAAACACTTCACGGCTATTCACGTTTTCAGCTTGGAAAGGTTCAGAAATAAAGGCAGCTTCGATACTATTGTTGTCAATTAACCGCAGCAACGCATCCGTCGTACCTGTTTGCAACTCTATTGTGGCTCCTGGAAATCTGGTATGAAATTCTGACAAATAAGGGGGAAGTTTAACACTTGCCGCACTTTCCAAGGCACCTAATCGCAAAATCCGTCCGGTGATCTCCTGACGAAATTCATGTTCAATTTCGTCTGCCAAATGAAGGATTTGGCCAGCATATTTTAACAGGGCCCGCCCTTCTTCGGTAAGTTCAATCCCCCGTCCCTGCCGTCTGAACAATTTCACGCCCAGGTGATCTTCCAACTGCTTTACGCGTTTGGTGACATTTGAAGGAACACGCCCCAACTTCTCGGAAGCTCTCAAAATCCCACCTTCAATGGCAACGGTTTGAAATATGCTCAGCTCATCCAGACTTATTTTTCTCATATCAAGAACAATTATGACTATTTATTCACTTTTTGATCATAACAGATCTGATCCATAATGGGTAAGATAATCGGAGGCACATCAAAGACATGGCTGGAGAAACCTGATGACCAACATATGTGACTTATTCGGGATTAACCTTCCCCTCATTCAGGCGCCAATGGCAGGAGTTCAAAAACATGAGCTGGCAGCTGCCGTGAGCAATGCAGGCGGACTTGGTTCCCTCCCGTGCGCCATGTTGTCCTCTACAGCAATTAAAGAAGAGACCTATGCTTTCAGAGAGAAATCCAAAGGGCCACTTAACCTCAACTTCTTCAGTCACAAAAATCCGGTTTTGAAAGCAGGCGAACTGGAAAAATGGAACGAAGCCCTAAGCGATTACTATTCTGAATTTGATCTGAAATTAACTGACCCAGATCCAACACCTGCAAGACAACCTTTCAACAACGAATTGGTCCAGCTTGTTGAAGAACTGAAACCGGAAGTGATCAGTTTTCACTTTGGCCTCCCGGACGAAGATCTTTTAAATCGAGCGCGAGGTACAGGGGCCAAAATCATTTCCTCCGCCACAACCGTCGAGGAGGCGATCTGGCTGGAAAGTAAAGGCGTGGATGCCATTATCGCGCAAGGATTGGAAGCCGGTGGTCACCGAGGTATTTTCCTTTCCGATGACATAAACACACAAGTTGGAACGATGTCTCTGCTTCCGCAAATCCTTGCGAATGTCAGAACGCCTGTGATTGCGTCGGGTGGTATCGCTGATGCGAAATCCGTGAAAGCGGCAATGGACCTGGGAGCTGCGGGTGTTCAGTTGGGAACCGTGTTCCTTTTATGCCCGGAAAGTCAGACAAGTGACATCCACCGAGAAGCTCTCAAAAATACGGATTCCCGTGTCACGGCTCTCACCAATGTATTTACAGGACGCCCAGCGCGCGGAATAGTTAATCGCATTATAAGGGAACAAGGCCCCATCAGTCCCAACGCTCCGCAATTCCCAATGGCGACCGCTGCGATGGCTCCCCTTAGGAGCAAGGCAGAGAGTATGGGAAGTGGGGATTTCAGCCCGCTATGGTCTGGTCAAAATACAAGCGGCTGTAAAGAAATCTCCGCAGCCGAACTCGCAAGTGAACTTATGTCACTGCTGCGTTAATCCTCTGAAAACTCTTCAAATGCACGAAGTGCTTGGGCGGCATACATTAAAGATGGGCCGCCGCCCATATAAATACACATCGCCAGAGTTTCAGTAATTTCCTCAGTGGTAGCGCCCATTTCAGCCAGCTTTTTGGAATGGAACCCAATACACCCATCACAATGCACGGCAACCCCAATAGCCAAAGCGACAAATTCCTTGGTTTTAGGATCCAGCGCCCCATCAGCACCAGCGGCTTGAGCCATTTTTGCAAAACCAGCCATGGCTTCCGGCTGTGCTTTTCGCAACTTACCCATATATTTTGAAATATCTTTGGTCAGTTCTTTGTAGCTATCGGCCATTCTTATTCTCTCCAGATTAATCTCACCTAACGGGTGTTTGATCTGAAAATTAAAAGACCTAAGAACGCTGAAAACATTGATCTGCCGCAAGCTGTATGGATTTTATGCGGGAATGATCCCCAAGGCTTCAGCCGCCACTTCAAATGATCTGAGCCTCGCTGAATGATCATAAATCTGGGCCGTGAAGATAATTTCATCTGCGCCTGTTTTTTGCTGGAATGCCTCGATCGCGGCCTTCACATCATCATGGTTACCTTGCGCAATGCAGGTCGTGAAACGCGAAATAATCATACGCTCCTGCGCGGAAAGGGTATCGGCAAACCCTTCCACTGGGGCTGGCAATTGAACGGGTTCACCGCGCGCCATTGCCAATACACCTTGCATCTGAGAGGTCGCAATCAAATCGGCCTGCTCTTTGGTGTCAGCCCCCATCAAATTCATCGCAACCATCACATATGGTTTGTCAAGTTGTTCTGACGGTTGAAAGCGATCTCTATAGATCTGAATGGCCTGCATTAGATCAGTTGGGGCAAAATGAGAGGCGAAAGCATATGGTAGTCCAAGATGAGCTGCCAATTGCGCCCCGTAGAGGCTGGACCCCAGTATCCAAAGCGGGATATTGAGTCCCGCCCCCGGCACCGCTCTCACCTTTTGGTCAGGTAAGGCAGGTTTGAAGTATGTTTGCAGCTCCAAAACATCATTGGGAAACGTATCAACACCAGAGGTCAGATATCGCCTTAGCGCTTGCGCGGTTACGCCATCTGTTCCAGGCGCACGGCCGAGCCCCAAATCAATCCGGTCTCCGTATAGAGACGCCAACGTCCCAAACTGTTCAGCGATCACCAATGGCGCGTGATTGGGAAGCATCACACCGCCAGATCCAATACGGATTGTGCTTGTGTTAGCCCCAATGTGCCCTAGGAGAACAGACGTGGCGGCACTTCCAATCCCCGGCATATTATGGTGCTCTGCCATCCAGAACCGGTGAAAGCCTAGCTCTTCCGCCCGTTTGGCAATATCAGCAGAATTTGCAAATGACTGCGAAGCTGTACTGCCATTTGGAATTGGGGAAAGGTCGAGAACGGAGTATTTTGTCATTGTTGTTTTACCTCTGCTCAGGAAAGAAAGCTCAGTTTGATACCGTCAATAATATACTGAACCGCCAGCGCCCCCAATATGACACCGAGCACACGAGTGACAATTTGCGTGAAAGTGGGCCCAACCAGTTTCTCAAGTTTTGGAGCCAAGAGAAACAGGACATATACAATCAGCAGAACGGCGCCAAGAACCACCAGGACTGTCGCCATATGAACAGGATTGTCCCTGTTAGAGCTCATCAGCAGCATAATTGAAGCGATTGCCCCCGGCCCCGAAATTAACGGGATAGAGATTGGGAAAACCGAAATATCATCAAACCCCCCATCATGCGATATTTCATCCTTCATCTTCTCTGCCTGACTTTCGCGGCGTTGAGTACGCTTTTCAAACACCATTTCAAGTGCCGTCAAGAAAAGCATCGCCCCACCTGCAATTCTGAAAGAGGCGATATTCACCCCGAGGAGTGATAAGAACCGATCGCCGAAAAAAGCAAAAAACAGTAAAGTCGCCCCGCCGATCAGAACACCCTTTAAGGCCATTTTGCGTTTATGCGAAATCGGTGCGCCTTGTGTCAGTCCAATAAAAATCGGCAAAAGGCCGAGGGGATCAATAATCACAAACATAGTGACAAAGGCGGTAAGTGCCACATCCATGACAGCAGGGGTAAACATATCTGGCTATGCCCATTGGTTAGTAACTGGTCTCATATAAGGTCAACGAAGGAAGAATGGCAAATTCAAACTTCCGCCGCGGCGGCCTCCCGTTTATGATACACAAAACAGAAAAGCCGTGAGAAGCGAATGAAACAAATTCCTGCCCCCCAATCAGATCTGCACCAAATGGTAAAGGATTTTGCCAAAGATCATATTTATCCAGTTCGGGAGAAACTGATCAAATCGAAGGAATTTCCGAGCGAAATCTGGAACCATGCCGCAAAATCTGGTTTGTTGGGTTTAGCTGTCTCTCCTGAGTTTTCGGGTAGCGGGGCGACATATGCCAATATTGCTGAATTTGGATATCTGCTAAACAGATATGGTGGTGTTCCTGGACTCACTATGAGTTTTACAACTCATTGGCTTTTTCCAAAGCTCCATATTGAAAGACTTGCATCGGCGGAGCAAAAAACCGACCTGCTTCCGCTTGTTGCTGAAGGGAAAGCGTCTCTTTCCGTCGCCATTTCTGAACCCAAATTTGGCGCTCATCCAAAACATCTGAAAAGTTCTCTGGTCGAAGAAGATGGAGTCTTCAACCTAACTGGTGAGAAAACTTTTCTGACAAATGGCCCTCTCGCCAGCCATTTCCTGACCCTTGTTGTTTCTGGAGAGGAAAATGGCATAAAAGAATTTAGTGCTATTTTACTCCCTGCGGATACGGAAGGTGTTCAAAAGACAGAAGGTGTTACTCTCAGTTTTCTTCAGCCATGCCCTCATGGCGGCATAAAGTTTCAAAACGCTAAAGTACCTACGTCATCCCTCATCGGGACAAAAGGATTGGCCTTTCAGGAAATATCTCATCCAACCCGCGTGATCGAAGATGCCATAGGTGCCTTTGGCCTTATTGGCTCACTTCATTCTCTATTTGATGATCTGGCCCGGCAAAACCCATATGAAAAACTAGATCTATTGGGCGCGGCCTTGTCAAAACTTGACGCACTCCTGCCTATTGCCCAACATCTCGCAAACAATGCGACACCTGAGAACCAGAATGCAGATGCGCTTTCGCATGTGTATCTAGGGTTCCGGTCTATCGTGGAGTATATTTTGGAGGAGCTCGAAAGTATCGTCAAAGCCAACGGCATTAGCCAATCTCCCTACGCGGAACTGTTACAGCGGGACATTCAAAAAACCTTGGGAATTGCGCGGTCTGCACAGGCTGTGAAACTCACAAAAAAAGGGGCCACGTACATTCAAGAACGGGCCCCAAGTGTTTAAATCAACACGACACACATCTTATTTTCTTCGGGTATCCGGGTGCAAACTGCGCCCTAGGATATGTTCGTTATTGCCAATCACGTGATGCCCGCTACCAATGATAAGTGGATCTGGTTGCCCCACCACTTCATGATCTTTTCCTGGGTAGTTCAAGGATGCGAGGAAATGACGCATACACTCAAGCCTCGCGCGTTTTTTGTCGCTAGATTTAACAATAATCCACGGGGCATCTGCCGTATCCGTGTAGAAGAACATTGCTTCTTTTGCTTCGGTATAATCATCCCATTTATCCAAAGACTGGCGATCAATCGGAGACAGTTTCCACTTCTTGAGTGGCTCTACCTCTCGTGATTTAAAACGGCTATGCTGCTCTTCCTGTGTGACGGAGAACCAGTATTTGTATAGTCGAATACCGCTTCGGACCATCATGCGCTCCAAATCGGGCGTCTGACGCATAAATTCAAGATACTCTTGTGCGGTACAGAACCCCATAACGCGTTCCACACCAGCACGGTTATACCAGGAACGATCGTAAAAGGTCATTTCACCACCTGCGGGGAAATGATGGATATACCGTTGAAAAAACCACTGTGTCTTCTCTCTTTCAGTAGGCTTATCCAGAGCGATAACACGCGCACCACGCGGGTTTAGATGTTCAGTAAACCGCTTGATTGCTCCCCCTTTACCGGCCGCATCACGGCCCTCGAACAAAAGAACAATTTTCTCGTTACTCTCTTTTACCCATTCCTGAACTTTCAATAGTTCAATTTGAAGAAGCTCTTTTTCTTTTTCATATTCTTTGCGGGGAATTTTTTCCTTATAAGGATACTCTCCAGTTTCGAAAATACGCCTGATCTCATCTTGCGACCATGAAGCCTCTTTTTTAGGTTGATCTGGACTGCTATCGACAGAAGCCTCCTCACCAATCGGTGCAACCAATGCCGGTTTTGACTCAGCAGTCTCTGCTACTGTCTTTTTCGCTGGCGTTTTACGTGAAGCTGGCATCTCCATTCCTTCCCCAATTAATACCATCAAGC
It includes:
- a CDS encoding LysR substrate-binding domain-containing protein, translated to MFKANLNSLRVFEAAARHGNFRKASEELNLTQGAVAQRVRKLEQDLGVGLFSRHARGLQLTDKGKEYLAAVRTGLTTIDLATTALLETPHKLRISLPPSFATKWFVPRLAEMATEFPDISFQTIASETLADFEKDEIDIAIRIGRKPDVTNLNAVKLSDLNLRAAATPSYIAASKTETLEEISHLNLLQDSHRYWEHVFEEDKIDPTGRVFDFNQTALAIDAAVNGQGVVLAPDLLISNDLAEGRLIEVCDIPHKVSQKYYILWPMNHPNANLVKRFVEWIMEKTK
- a CDS encoding acyl-CoA dehydrogenase family protein, with product MSVVLTPEQEQIRENVLKLCQQFGDDYWLERDTDGKFPEEFCQAIVKEGYMGIAMPEKYGGSGLGIADAAVMAQAITESGAGNAGFAALIIGIFGLNPVVVFGSDEQKNKWLPPIIKREDVACFAVTEPNTGLDTTRLKTRAVWDGDKYVVNGRKIWTSTAQRANKMLLIARTKSEEETKRPIDGLSLFYTDLDRDYVDIRAIDKMGRKCVDSNEMFIDDLPVPKEHLIGEEGKGFRYLLHGLNAERILISASMVGLGRAALNKAATYAREREVFGRPIGQNQSIQHPLAESWAELEAANLMAFRAAQMYDNGEECGLQANAAKYLAAEATFKSCTNAVMTHGGMGYAKEFHVERYLRESLIHRLAPISPQLILSYLAENALGLPKSY
- a CDS encoding SDR family NAD(P)-dependent oxidoreductase, with amino-acid sequence MKNPMDLSGHNIIVTGAAQGIGEGVSRLIADLGGRAIMVDMQGEKLEQLVDEIGSDKAEMHVGSVADPAFVQTMVDNAVSKNSVIHGLVNNAGIVRAAMAVKMPVKTWQEVIDVNLSGVFYCLQAVGRHMWERNADGDTGPASIVNISSDAGRRGTIGQINYGAAKSGVMGLTMSSAREWAQRQIRVNSICFGVVETEMTETIRSDKFRDGVMAQVPMKRFSNPDEVSQPVCFLLSEASSYITGQHLSVNGGYTIGV
- a CDS encoding PAS domain-containing hybrid sensor histidine kinase/response regulator, with translation MSDKAAENQNNGLQIDSSTRAILDASPIGVTIIDRNTTELLFANPVVQQHYSKNNFDELSEIDPSKTWVDHDQFDFIVDCLKNASSFTNLEAERVLPDGQKWWSLLNAQPIIFEGREASIFWQIDITARKEIESQLLKSENLLHRMFEASPVAIGITRQADSTIIFANTTYATMFGYDPEEIIGHQASDMWADKSDRIKFLEIFQKDGQIIHKEARGLRKDGSEQWVSLSWKPFEYNDEPCHIFWFTDISQQKETEFAIEKAKKQAEEATKAKSRFLATMSHEIRTPLNGVLGIAELLGNSELDDIQTKRVNSIISSGETLLAILNDVLDMSKIEAGSMELEEKNFPLRSLLDSLTLPFDEEARMKGFPLKSQFDIESDLHLFGDPTRLQQILWNLLGNAVKFTDQGKVTFSVTLVSDKQTEDQSLVRFVIEDTGCGIPEDRLDTIFEPFAQSDNSISRKFGGSGLGLSIVKNLIELMGGTVAVKSGPFGSEFTVEIPFSVITKNENGHPADGSPSSNATPLNVILAEDNAVNAMIARAFLEEAGHTVKHAKNGLEAVELAKEHWADVILMDIRMPKMDGIEATQTIRKFLTDTDLPIVAVTAEVFKEKHDEFSSAGIQQVITKPYTVAQLNDVLSKFQ
- the yghU gene encoding glutathione-dependent disulfide-bond oxidoreductase; the protein is MSETDSYTPPKVWKWEEENGGKFANINRPIAGATHEKELQRGKHPLQLYSLATPNGVKVTILLEELLAKGHTGAEYDAWLINIGEGEQFGSGFVGVNPNSKIPALMDYSTKEPTRIFESGAILLYLAEKFGEFLPEDPAKRPELLSWLFWQIGSTPYLGGGFGHFYAYAPYKIKYCIDRFAMEVKRQLDVLDRHLADNEYMCGDEYTIADMAIWPWYGALVENKVYDAGEFLDTRSYKNMVRWTEQLGKREAVKRGRMVNRAFGELSEQLRERHDASDFDLRTQDKLEAAE
- a CDS encoding LysR family transcriptional regulator — its product is MRKISLDELSIFQTVAIEGGILRASEKLGRVPSNVTKRVKQLEDHLGVKLFRRQGRGIELTEEGRALLKYAGQILHLADEIEHEFRQEITGRILRLGALESAASVKLPPYLSEFHTRFPGATIELQTGTTDALLRLIDNNSIEAAFISEPFQAENVNSREVFEEELELIAPKGVLNLADVAALGRKTVVAFPQGCSYRKRLISWLQELQVIPERFMELGSYHAIVACVTAGTGISIVPKGVLDNAVSSTLIERFPMPAGFSRNKTHLVWRGEPSRSLKEFMGMLKVAS
- a CDS encoding NAD(P)H-dependent flavin oxidoreductase, whose amino-acid sequence is MTNICDLFGINLPLIQAPMAGVQKHELAAAVSNAGGLGSLPCAMLSSTAIKEETYAFREKSKGPLNLNFFSHKNPVLKAGELEKWNEALSDYYSEFDLKLTDPDPTPARQPFNNELVQLVEELKPEVISFHFGLPDEDLLNRARGTGAKIISSATTVEEAIWLESKGVDAIIAQGLEAGGHRGIFLSDDINTQVGTMSLLPQILANVRTPVIASGGIADAKSVKAAMDLGAAGVQLGTVFLLCPESQTSDIHREALKNTDSRVTALTNVFTGRPARGIVNRIIREQGPISPNAPQFPMATAAMAPLRSKAESMGSGDFSPLWSGQNTSGCKEISAAELASELMSLLR
- a CDS encoding carboxymuconolactone decarboxylase family protein, with the translated sequence MADSYKELTKDISKYMGKLRKAQPEAMAGFAKMAQAAGADGALDPKTKEFVALAIGVAVHCDGCIGFHSKKLAEMGATTEEITETLAMCIYMGGGPSLMYAAQALRAFEEFSED
- a CDS encoding LLM class flavin-dependent oxidoreductase, translating into MTKYSVLDLSPIPNGSTASQSFANSADIAKRAEELGFHRFWMAEHHNMPGIGSAATSVLLGHIGANTSTIRIGSGGVMLPNHAPLVIAEQFGTLASLYGDRIDLGLGRAPGTDGVTAQALRRYLTSGVDTFPNDVLELQTYFKPALPDQKVRAVPGAGLNIPLWILGSSLYGAQLAAHLGLPYAFASHFAPTDLMQAIQIYRDRFQPSEQLDKPYVMVAMNLMGADTKEQADLIATSQMQGVLAMARGEPVQLPAPVEGFADTLSAQERMIISRFTTCIAQGNHDDVKAAIEAFQQKTGADEIIFTAQIYDHSARLRSFEVAAEALGIIPA
- a CDS encoding MarC family protein; translated protein: MFTPAVMDVALTAFVTMFVIIDPLGLLPIFIGLTQGAPISHKRKMALKGVLIGGATLLFFAFFGDRFLSLLGVNIASFRIAGGAMLFLTALEMVFEKRTQRRESQAEKMKDEISHDGGFDDISVFPISIPLISGPGAIASIMLLMSSNRDNPVHMATVLVVLGAVLLIVYVLFLLAPKLEKLVGPTFTQIVTRVLGVILGALAVQYIIDGIKLSFLS